Proteins found in one Aethina tumida isolate Nest 87 chromosome 1, icAetTumi1.1, whole genome shotgun sequence genomic segment:
- the LOC109609317 gene encoding uncharacterized protein LOC109609317, with the protein MKCVICQIQFTNNSDVFVTLCGHIFDRVCIIQSLERSPVCPVCGEGCSIDSIHKVFVTFDRAFTTNHFQEQIESLNHKLTSKINHIKTFKEGNRIQKDNCLYLMSDIHENELRKNRIYTRINQIRNGINDLNGMVPSLRKSIMIKERRKLSLRNLLSNKHNSVDEHKKYIKSIKAQIINENIKYDTLVNEQHQEKQQIKNKLQKYKMKLEQVQVNLTETATEQ; encoded by the exons ATGAAGTGTGTGATATGCCAAATACAATTTACGAATAACTCGGATGTTTTCGTTACATTGTGCGGTCACATTTTTGACCGCGTCTGCATCATACAGAGTTTAGAAAG aTCTCCGGTCTGTCCAGTGTGCGGGGAGGGATGTTCTATTGACTCTATACACAAAGTGTTTGTTACTTTTGACAGAGCTTTTACGACGAATCATTTTCAAGAACAGATTGAGTCTTTGAACCACAAACTCACatctaaaattaatcacaTTAAGACGTTCAAAGAGGGGAACAGAATTCAGAAAGATAATTGTTTGTACTTGATGAGTGATATTCATGAAAATGAACTACGCAAAAATCGTATTTACACTAGAATTAATCAAATCAGAAATggaataaatgatttaaatgggATGGTGCCTTCACTAagaaa gtcaattatgattaaagaaagaagaaaattatcactgagaaatttattatcaaacaaGCATAATTCTGTTGATGagcataaaaagtatataaaaagtattaaagcTCAAATTATTAACGAGAa tatcAAGTATGATACCCTTGTAAATGAACAACATcaagaaaaacaacaaattaaaaataaactacagaagtataaaatgaaattggaaCAAGTTCAg GTTAATTTAACTGAAACAGCCACAGAACAATGA
- the LOC126264631 gene encoding uncharacterized protein LOC126264631 isoform X4 — MKKIFILLIVVGAITNSQSQPLEEEDVLDISKRSIIKDVESPLADTEKIVKRSIFREPGVSLTGRERIVRSLKTDRSSFLTGNEFISKRSVDDMDEAESGAIFLPRNFRRGKRSADDMEEAESGAIFLPRNFRRGKRSADDMEEAESGAIFLPRNFRRGKRSTDDMEEAESGAIFLPRNFRRGKRSTDDMEEAESGAIFLPRNFRRGKRSVDDMEEAESGAIFLPRNFRRGKRSANLEDMDTAESGAIFLPRNFHRGKRSLDLSKDEDSGRSKRATIALPILAFKKKTKK, encoded by the exons atgaagaaaattttcattttactcATTGTAGTCGGTGCCATTACCAATTCTCAAAGTCAACCCTTGGAGGAGGAAGATGTGTTGGACATATCCAAGAGGTCCATCATCAAAGACGTGGAATCACCACTAGCAGATACAGAAAAGATAGTCAAGAGGTCAATCTTCAGGGAACCAGGTGTTTCTCTAACCGGCAGGGAAAGAATCGTCAGATCGTTGAAGACAGACAGAAGTTCTTTTCTAACAGGAAATGAGTTCATCAGCAAACGTTCTGTGGATGACATGGATGAAGCCGAGAGCGGAGCAATTTTCCTTCCACGTAACTTCAGAAGAG GCAAACGTTCCGCGGATGATATGGAGGAAGCTGAAAGTGGTGCAATATTCCTGCCACGTAACTTCAGAAGAGGCAAACGGTCGGCAGATGATATGGAAGAAGCCGAAAGCGGAGCAATCTTCTTGCCACGTAACTTTAGAAGAGGCAAACGTTCTACAGATGATATGGAAGAGGCTGAAAGTGGTGCAATCTTCCTTCCACGTAACTTCAGAAGAGGCAAACGTTCTACGGATGATATGGAGGAAGCTGAAAGTGGTGCAATATTCCTGCCACGTAACTTCAGAAGAGGCAAACGTTCTGTGGATGATATGGAGGAAGCCGAAAGTGGAGCAATTTTTTTACCAAGAAATTTTAGAAGAGGCAAACGTTCAGCCAATTTAGAAGATATGGACACCGCTGAGAGTGGAGCCATCTTTTTACCAAGAAATTTCCATAGGGGAAAAAGATCATTGGATTTAAGTAAGGATGAAGATTCAGGAAGATCTAAACGTGCTACTATTGCTCTTCCCATTTTGGCCTTCAAGAAGAAGACAAAgaagtaa
- the LOC109609351 gene encoding E3 ubiquitin-protein ligase trul-1, producing MKCVICQRQFTNNSDISAALCGHIFHRACITHRLKISQVCPVCGETCSINSIHKVFVTFDKVFTAKHFQEQIESLNNNLTSKINHIKMFEERNKKQQDTCMNLVNGIYQNERHSKRISDRIYRIKNGINVLNGMVPSLRRSMTINERRKLSLTNLLSDKNNSVAVHKMYITSIKARIIKKKKTYRNLKELQAQEKRYLKNKLDEYKKRLKMAKKTTHVYKSLTRVHDLSSKYATKQGHKRNNSSLQHEIRKKINKK from the exons ATGAAGTGTGTAATATGTCAAAGACAATTTACAAACAACTCCGATATTTCCGCTGCATTGTGCGGTCACATTTTTCACCGCGCCTGCATCACGCACAggttaaaaat ATCGCAGGTCTGTCCAGTGTGCGGGGAAACATGTTCTATTAACTCTATACACAAAGTGTTTGTTACTTTTGACAAGGTTTTTACGGCGAAACATTTTCAAGAGCAGATCGAGTCTTTGAACAACAACCTCAcatctaaaattaatcatattaagATGTTCGAAGAGagaaacaaaaaacaacaagATACTTGTATGAACTTGGTAAATGgaatttatcaaaatgaaCGGCACAGTAAACGTATTTCCGATAGAATTTAtcgaataaaaaatggaataaatgttttaaatgggATGGTTCCTTCACTAAGaag GTCAATGACAATTAatgaaagaagaaaattatcgctgacaaatttattatcagaCAAGAATAATTCTGTAGCTGttcataaaatgtatataacaaGTATTAAAGCTCGAATTATCAAAAAGAA gaaaACCTATAGAAATCTTAAAGAACTACAAGCTCAAGAAAAGcgatatctaaaaaataaattagacgaGTATAAAAAAAGGTTAAAAATGGCTAAGAAAACTACACACGTATACaag TCTTTGACTCGTGTACATGATCTTTCATCCAAATATGCTACAAAACAAGGACATAAAAGAAACAATTCATCACTTCAACATGaaataagaaagaaaataaataaaaaataa
- the LOC126264631 gene encoding uncharacterized protein LOC126264631 isoform X2 has translation MKKIFILLIVVGAITNSQSQPLEEEDVLDISKRSIIKDVESPLADTEKIVKRSIFREPGVSLTGRERIVRSLKTDRSSFLTGNEFISKRSVDDMDEAESGAIFLPRNFRRGKRSADDMEEAESGAIFLPRNFRRGKRSVDDMEEAESGAIFLPRNFRRGKRSADDMEEAESGAIFLPRNFRRGKRSADDMEEAESGAIFLPRNFRRGKRSTDDMEEAESGAIFLPRNFRRGKRSTDDMEEAESGAIFLPRNFRRGKRSVDDMEEAESGAIFLPRNFRRGKRSANLEDMDTAESGAIFLPRNFHRGKRSLDLSKDEDSGRSKRATIALPILAFKKKTKK, from the exons atgaagaaaattttcattttactcATTGTAGTCGGTGCCATTACCAATTCTCAAAGTCAACCCTTGGAGGAGGAAGATGTGTTGGACATATCCAAGAGGTCCATCATCAAAGACGTGGAATCACCACTAGCAGATACAGAAAAGATAGTCAAGAGGTCAATCTTCAGGGAACCAGGTGTTTCTCTAACCGGCAGGGAAAGAATCGTCAGATCGTTGAAGACAGACAGAAGTTCTTTTCTAACAGGAAATGAGTTCATCAGCAAACGTTCTGTGGATGACATGGATGAAGCCGAGAGCGGAGCAATTTTCCTTCCACGTAACTTCAGAAGAGGCAAACGTTCTGCGGATGATATGGAAGAAGCTGAAAGTGGAGCAATTTTCCTACCAAGAAATTTTAGAAGAGGCAAGCGTTCCGTAGATGATATGGAAGAGGCTGAAAGTGGAGCAATCTTCCTGCCACGTAACTTCAGAAGAG GCAAACGTTCCGCGGATGATATGGAGGAAGCTGAAAGTGGTGCAATATTCCTGCCACGTAACTTCAGAAGAGGCAAACGGTCGGCAGATGATATGGAAGAAGCCGAAAGCGGAGCAATCTTCTTGCCACGTAACTTTAGAAGAGGCAAACGTTCTACAGATGATATGGAAGAGGCTGAAAGTGGTGCAATCTTCCTTCCACGTAACTTCAGAAGAGGCAAACGTTCTACGGATGATATGGAGGAAGCTGAAAGTGGTGCAATATTCCTGCCACGTAACTTCAGAAGAGGCAAACGTTCTGTGGATGATATGGAGGAAGCCGAAAGTGGAGCAATTTTTTTACCAAGAAATTTTAGAAGAGGCAAACGTTCAGCCAATTTAGAAGATATGGACACCGCTGAGAGTGGAGCCATCTTTTTACCAAGAAATTTCCATAGGGGAAAAAGATCATTGGATTTAAGTAAGGATGAAGATTCAGGAAGATCTAAACGTGCTACTATTGCTCTTCCCATTTTGGCCTTCAAGAAGAAGACAAAgaagtaa
- the LOC109609374 gene encoding tafazzin yields the protein MSLNKMAYNIDWIIPNLRNPTKLWSIASTITVAAVGLFSKIIIQWLNKTKVHNGNVISNLLESRPTNVPLITVSNHHSCFDDPGIWGTLNIKNLFRPSKMRWSLAAHDICFTCWQHSYLFSLGKCIPVIRGAGVYQTAVDFCIEQLARGGWVHVFPEGKVNMTKENMRLKWGVGRMIFESPVTPIVVPIWHIGMDDVLPNEPPYVLQLRKNLTFNYGDPIDLTNMVKMLRARNASDEEARKQITDFLQDRLLQLKAETEVLHKTNFKPKS from the exons AATATTGATTGGATTATTCCTAACCTTAGAAATCCAACTAAACTATGGAGCATAGCGAGTACCATAACTGTGGCCGCAGTTGGGctgtttagtaaaataataatac AGTGGTTGAATAAAACGAAGGTCCACAATGGCAATGTTATTTCCAATTTGTTGGAATCCAGACCAACCAATGTACCACTAATAACAGTCTCTAACCACCATTCATGTTTCGATGATCCAGGAATATGGG GAACATTGAATATAAAGAACCTGTTCAGGCCGAGCAAGATGCGCTGGTCGCTGGCGGCCCACGACATCTGCTTCACCTGTTGGCAACACTCGTACCTGTTCAGTTTAGGGAAATGTATACCTGTGATAAGAGGCGCTGGCGTCTACCAGACCGCTGTCGATTTCTGCATCGAACAGCTTGCCAGGGGTGGTTGGGTACATGTTTTTCCTGAAG GTAAGGTGAACATGACGAAAGAGAACATGCGCCTGAAGTGGGGCGTCGGACGTATGATATTTGAGTCTCCGGTAACACCGATCGTGGTACCGATTTGGCACATTGGTATGGATGATGTGTTGCCGAACGAACCGCCCTACGTCCTGCAGCTGCGAAAAAATCTCACATTTAATTACGGCGATCCCATAGACCTGACGAACATGGTCAAAATGTTAAGGGCACGTAACGCCAGCGACGAGGAGGCACGTAAACAGATCACTGACTTCCTACAG GACCGATTGTTACAGCTGAAAGCGGAAACTGAAGTCCTCCACAAAACCAACTTTAAACCGAAATCATGA
- the LOC126264631 gene encoding uncharacterized protein LOC126264631 isoform X3, with protein MKKIFILLIVVGAITNSQSQPLEEEDVLDISKRSIIKDVESPLADTEKIVKRSIFREPGVSLTGRERIVRSLKTDRSSFLTGNEFISKRSVDDMDEAESGAIFLPRNFRRGKRSADDMEEAESGAIFLPRNFRRGKRSVDDMEEAESGAIFLPRNFRRGKRSADDMEEAESGAIFLPRNFRRGKRSADDMEEAESGAIFLPRNFRRGKRSADDMEEAESGAIFLPRNFRRGKRSTDDMEEAESGAIFLPRNFRRGKRSANLEDMDTAESGAIFLPRNFHRGKRSLDLSKDEDSGRSKRATIALPILAFKKKTKK; from the exons atgaagaaaattttcattttactcATTGTAGTCGGTGCCATTACCAATTCTCAAAGTCAACCCTTGGAGGAGGAAGATGTGTTGGACATATCCAAGAGGTCCATCATCAAAGACGTGGAATCACCACTAGCAGATACAGAAAAGATAGTCAAGAGGTCAATCTTCAGGGAACCAGGTGTTTCTCTAACCGGCAGGGAAAGAATCGTCAGATCGTTGAAGACAGACAGAAGTTCTTTTCTAACAGGAAATGAGTTCATCAGCAAACGTTCTGTGGATGACATGGATGAAGCCGAGAGCGGAGCAATTTTCCTTCCACGTAACTTCAGAAGAGGCAAACGTTCTGCGGATGATATGGAAGAAGCTGAAAGTGGAGCAATTTTCCTACCAAGAAATTTTAGAAGAGGCAAGCGTTCCGTAGATGATATGGAAGAGGCTGAAAGTGGAGCAATCTTCCTGCCACGTAACTTCAGAAGAGGCAAACGTTCTGCGGATGATATGGAGGAAGCTGAGAGTGGTGCAATATTCCTGCCCCGTAACTTTAGAAGAGGCAAACGTTCCGCGGATGATATGGAGGAAGCTGAAAGTGGTGCAATATTCCTGCCACGTAACTTCAGAAGAGGCAAACGGTCGGCAGATGATATGGAAGAAGCCGAAAGCGGAGCAATCTTCTTGCCACGTAACTTTAGAAGAGGCAAACGTTCTACAGATGATATGGAAGAGGCTGAAAGTGGTGCAATCTTCCTTCCACGTAACTTCAGAAGAG GCAAACGTTCAGCCAATTTAGAAGATATGGACACCGCTGAGAGTGGAGCCATCTTTTTACCAAGAAATTTCCATAGGGGAAAAAGATCATTGGATTTAAGTAAGGATGAAGATTCAGGAAGATCTAAACGTGCTACTATTGCTCTTCCCATTTTGGCCTTCAAGAAGAAGACAAAgaagtaa
- the LOC126264631 gene encoding uncharacterized protein LOC126264631 isoform X1 — MKKIFILLIVVGAITNSQSQPLEEEDVLDISKRSIIKDVESPLADTEKIVKRSIFREPGVSLTGRERIVRSLKTDRSSFLTGNEFISKRSVDDMDEAESGAIFLPRNFRRGKRSADDMEEAESGAIFLPRNFRRGKRSVDDMEEAESGAIFLPRNFRRGKRSADDMEEAESGAIFLPRNFRRGKRSADDMEEAESGAIFLPRNFRRGKRSADDMEEAESGAIFLPRNFRRGKRSTDDMEEAESGAIFLPRNFRRGKRSTDDMEEAESGAIFLPRNFRRGKRSANLEDMDTAESGAIFLPRNFHRGKRSLDLSKDEDSGRSKRATIALPILAFKKKTKK; from the exons atgaagaaaattttcattttactcATTGTAGTCGGTGCCATTACCAATTCTCAAAGTCAACCCTTGGAGGAGGAAGATGTGTTGGACATATCCAAGAGGTCCATCATCAAAGACGTGGAATCACCACTAGCAGATACAGAAAAGATAGTCAAGAGGTCAATCTTCAGGGAACCAGGTGTTTCTCTAACCGGCAGGGAAAGAATCGTCAGATCGTTGAAGACAGACAGAAGTTCTTTTCTAACAGGAAATGAGTTCATCAGCAAACGTTCTGTGGATGACATGGATGAAGCCGAGAGCGGAGCAATTTTCCTTCCACGTAACTTCAGAAGAGGCAAACGTTCTGCGGATGATATGGAAGAAGCTGAAAGTGGAGCAATTTTCCTACCAAGAAATTTTAGAAGAGGCAAGCGTTCCGTAGATGATATGGAAGAGGCTGAAAGTGGAGCAATCTTCCTGCCACGTAACTTCAGAAGAGGCAAACGTTCTGCGGATGATATGGAGGAAGCTGAGAGTGGTGCAATATTCCTGCCCCGTAACTTTAGAAGAGGCAAACGTTCCGCGGATGATATGGAGGAAGCTGAAAGTGGTGCAATATTCCTGCCACGTAACTTCAGAAGAGGCAAACGGTCGGCAGATGATATGGAAGAAGCCGAAAGCGGAGCAATCTTCTTGCCACGTAACTTTAGAAGAGGCAAACGTTCTACAGATGATATGGAAGAGGCTGAAAGTGGTGCAATCTTCCTTCCACGTAACTTCAGAAGAGGCAAACGTTCTACGGATGATATGGAGGAAGCTGAAAGTGGTGCAATATTCCTGCCACGTAACTTCAGAAGAG GCAAACGTTCAGCCAATTTAGAAGATATGGACACCGCTGAGAGTGGAGCCATCTTTTTACCAAGAAATTTCCATAGGGGAAAAAGATCATTGGATTTAAGTAAGGATGAAGATTCAGGAAGATCTAAACGTGCTACTATTGCTCTTCCCATTTTGGCCTTCAAGAAGAAGACAAAgaagtaa